The Fluviicola sp. genome contains a region encoding:
- a CDS encoding helix-turn-helix domain-containing protein, with translation MYKKKIPVSLDCGLNLFTAVTNGKWKISLIWCIYNDIKRPGEIQRKIPKASRRVLDTQLQQLTDHGIIVKNSYDQLPPKVEYELTPLGRTLIPLITHLAQWGEDHRQTLEDLIEAAEKKQDAPA, from the coding sequence ATGTACAAAAAAAAGATACCTGTTTCATTGGATTGTGGTCTGAATCTTTTCACTGCGGTGACTAACGGAAAATGGAAAATCAGTTTGATCTGGTGCATCTATAACGACATAAAAAGGCCTGGAGAGATCCAACGGAAAATTCCAAAAGCATCCCGAAGAGTTTTGGACACGCAATTACAGCAATTAACGGATCATGGAATTATTGTCAAAAACAGTTACGATCAGCTGCCGCCAAAGGTGGAATATGAATTAACTCCTTTGGGAAGAACATTGATTCCATTGATTACGCACCTTGCACAGTGGGGAGAAGATCACCGTCAAACGCTGGAAGATTTGATTGAGGCGGCTGAGAAAAAGCAGGACGCCCCGGCTTAA
- a CDS encoding gliding motility-associated C-terminal domain-containing protein has protein sequence MSLLFSSLFIANSKAQCPGSNTGYVNAQVSLNNAAGGTDPWNNPGNALTDNNSYATMSNAALLIGGTTRSSNFLVLRNLNLNIPINAQICGVQVEIRKASSDNSGSNWTRDLDIRLLKNNQITGTNHANTGVNWPTSETAFTYGTNSDLWGTTLNGMEVSSNGFGVAIAIESRAAGLLLPTVISYIDAVRMRVYYYVPTTDSDNDGIPDVADIDWDGDGVANNAELQPCTATVTLPLTAQTDPTLYYPTVSGVTANILTRNTTGAGISNFNISENFSAVSGLEIYTEQDVVAAADQSIQVLRFSQPVNNLSFKLQDVDIAAGQFQDRITVNAYSFGQLYQLTAANYTIGTGNFNSFIGSNRFQGLVAMDNTELNGTITVTIPVLVDSVRFVYENVDAGLGNQGYGIGEIKFCSPTASSQDFDGDGKVDWKDQDSDNDGIMDLYEYQSSTGFIPPAGSDSDGDGLDNAYDASTGGTTITAVNTDGADNPDYIDLDSDNDGFSDQLEGNDANHNCVADFNLLNIDTDNDGLDNAYDPNNGGTLAPRQDTDGNGIPDWRQNATPTTANAGNDQSGCAATYIMAANVPVVGQGYWTVVSGAGTFSNNNAATATVSALNTGTNTYTWTIYTDGCHSSSDQVSINQSAPIATPAAMSNGPLCEGATLNLTTPTVSGATYSWTGPNSFTSSLQNPSIPNVTVAEAGTYSVTVSAAGCSSAAGTTNVVVNPAPIAPAVSSNSPVCQGSPINLTAPAVSGATYQWSGPGSFSSALQNPTIASAALSNAGTYSLHITVGGCTSTVAGTTNVIVNPTPAAATASSNSPVCQNATINLAATTVSGATYSWTGPNAFSSTDQNPVIPNAQAANAGSYSVTTIVNGCSSSANSTSVVINPSPVIAVGTVSNPTTCSSTNGSIQVTGSATGNLSWTGTASGTQTGVTLPATIPNLGSGAYNITLTVASGCTSNTLVQTLTGPSAPATPTITPGGPTTFCSGGSVTLTSSAASTYLWSTGETTQSITVSTSGSYSVTVGNGSGCVAASVPVTVTVNPSPGMPTILAGGPTTFCTGGSVTLTSSAPSGNTWSTTETTNSITVSTSGTYTVTVSNGTCSSTSAGITVTVTPPPATPTITPGGPTTFCAGGSVTLTSSASSGNTWSTGETTNSITVSTSGSYTVSVGSGSCMATSAPVSITVNPIPSATITPGGPTSFCAGGSVTLTASAGDSYLWSTGETTQSITVSASGSYTVTVTTNGCSATSAPTTVTVSTIPSPPTITPGGPTTFCLGGSVTLTSSTGGSYLWSTGETTQAISVTSSGSYTVTITTSGCSATSSPTTVTVNPVPATPTITAGGPTNFCAGDSVELISSAATSYLWSNSATTQSIWVSNTGTFTVTVSNGSCSSQPSSPFSVTMVDCNLDSDGDGLTDFDEVNTFGTDPNNPDTDGDGYNDGNEVTISSDPLNPCDPNPMNPVCDQDGDGLTNSEEASNGTDPSIPDTDGDGVLDGEEVNGTDDPSTPYVPTGTSDPLDACDPISTSPACDTDGDGLNNGDEATNGTNPNNPDTDGDGFNDGYEVTNGTDPLDPCDPNAMSVSCDVDGDGLTNGEEATAGTNPNNPDTDGDGVLDGEEVLGVDDPSTPYVPTGTSNPLDPCDPLSTSPACDGDGDGVSDGDEATNGTNPNNPDTDGDGVNDGEEVYGTDDPSTPYVPIGTSDPLDPCDPLPTSLACDGDGDGVSDDDEATNGTNPNDPDTDGDGVNDGEEVYGTDDPSTPYVPTGTSDPLDPCDPLPNSAACEGNGGSGVESVDVPEGFSPNGDGSNETLIIPHLEDYPDHVFKVFNRWGVEVYKASPYKNDWDGTDQGKMAVGKDVLPEGTYFYILDLGIGQDKIVKGYIYITR, from the coding sequence ATGTCCTTACTTTTCAGCTCCCTTTTCATTGCAAATTCCAAAGCGCAGTGTCCGGGTTCAAATACTGGATATGTAAATGCTCAAGTTAGCTTAAACAATGCCGCGGGGGGAACAGATCCCTGGAACAATCCCGGCAACGCACTAACTGATAACAACAGTTATGCAACCATGTCGAATGCAGCCCTGCTTATCGGTGGAACAACCAGGAGCTCCAATTTCCTCGTTCTGAGGAACCTGAACTTAAATATCCCGATAAACGCCCAGATCTGTGGTGTACAGGTTGAAATCAGGAAAGCAAGTTCTGATAACTCCGGTTCCAACTGGACACGCGATTTAGACATCCGGTTATTGAAGAATAATCAGATCACAGGTACAAACCATGCCAATACCGGGGTAAACTGGCCTACGTCGGAAACAGCCTTTACCTATGGTACGAATTCCGATTTATGGGGAACTACCCTGAATGGAATGGAAGTCAGCAGCAATGGTTTCGGAGTAGCGATCGCTATTGAATCACGGGCTGCCGGATTACTTTTGCCAACAGTTATTTCATACATCGATGCGGTGCGAATGCGGGTTTATTACTACGTTCCGACTACTGATTCGGATAACGACGGGATTCCGGATGTTGCCGATATTGACTGGGATGGTGACGGAGTAGCAAACAATGCGGAATTACAGCCTTGTACAGCAACGGTAACTTTGCCATTGACCGCGCAAACCGATCCTACACTTTATTATCCGACGGTTTCAGGAGTTACGGCAAATATACTTACACGGAATACAACCGGTGCGGGAATTTCTAACTTCAATATTTCTGAAAATTTTTCGGCCGTTTCCGGTTTGGAAATTTACACCGAACAGGATGTTGTTGCAGCTGCGGATCAATCCATCCAGGTGTTGCGTTTCAGTCAGCCGGTCAATAATTTATCCTTCAAATTGCAGGATGTGGATATCGCGGCCGGTCAATTCCAGGACCGGATTACGGTGAATGCCTATTCATTCGGTCAATTATACCAACTCACAGCTGCAAATTATACGATCGGTACCGGGAACTTCAATTCCTTTATCGGATCTAACCGCTTCCAGGGCTTGGTAGCCATGGACAATACCGAACTGAACGGAACAATTACGGTAACTATTCCGGTTTTGGTCGATTCCGTGCGATTTGTTTACGAGAATGTCGACGCAGGTTTGGGGAATCAGGGTTATGGAATCGGTGAAATCAAGTTCTGTTCACCGACTGCTTCTTCCCAGGACTTTGACGGAGACGGAAAGGTAGATTGGAAAGACCAGGATTCGGATAACGACGGAATCATGGACTTGTACGAATATCAAAGTTCAACCGGGTTTATTCCTCCGGCAGGATCAGATTCCGATGGTGACGGATTGGACAATGCCTACGATGCAAGTACGGGAGGAACAACGATTACTGCAGTAAATACCGATGGCGCAGATAATCCGGATTACATTGACCTGGATTCGGATAACGACGGATTTTCCGATCAGCTGGAAGGAAACGATGCCAATCACAACTGTGTGGCCGATTTCAACTTACTGAATATCGATACGGATAATGACGGATTGGACAATGCGTATGATCCGAATAACGGCGGAACGCTTGCCCCGAGACAGGATACGGATGGAAATGGTATTCCTGACTGGAGACAAAATGCTACTCCGACCACCGCGAATGCAGGAAACGATCAGAGTGGTTGTGCTGCAACATACATCATGGCGGCGAATGTTCCGGTGGTAGGCCAGGGTTACTGGACAGTTGTTTCCGGAGCGGGAACTTTTTCGAATAACAATGCTGCCACAGCAACAGTTTCAGCATTGAATACCGGAACAAATACGTATACCTGGACGATCTACACAGATGGCTGCCACTCTTCTTCGGACCAGGTTTCCATCAATCAAAGCGCTCCGATCGCTACACCCGCTGCAATGAGTAATGGGCCATTGTGTGAAGGAGCTACGCTGAATTTAACAACTCCAACAGTTTCAGGTGCCACTTATTCCTGGACAGGGCCTAACAGTTTCACAAGTTCTTTGCAAAACCCTTCCATTCCCAATGTTACGGTAGCAGAAGCAGGAACTTACAGTGTAACGGTTTCTGCAGCCGGATGTAGTTCTGCAGCCGGAACCACCAACGTTGTAGTGAACCCGGCACCGATTGCTCCGGCTGTTTCAAGCAACTCTCCGGTGTGTCAGGGATCTCCGATCAACTTAACGGCACCGGCGGTTTCGGGAGCAACCTACCAATGGTCAGGACCGGGAAGCTTTAGTTCTGCTTTACAAAATCCAACCATTGCCTCTGCCGCATTAAGCAATGCAGGAACTTATTCCCTGCACATCACTGTTGGCGGATGTACGTCTACAGTGGCAGGAACAACAAACGTCATTGTGAATCCGACACCGGCTGCAGCAACAGCATCGAGCAACTCACCGGTTTGTCAGAATGCGACGATCAACTTAGCAGCAACGACCGTTTCCGGTGCAACTTACTCGTGGACGGGGCCAAATGCATTCTCCAGTACGGACCAAAACCCGGTTATTCCGAATGCTCAGGCTGCGAATGCGGGATCTTATTCCGTAACTACGATAGTGAACGGATGTTCTTCATCGGCGAATTCAACGTCGGTTGTAATTAATCCGAGTCCTGTCATTGCGGTGGGAACGGTTTCCAATCCTACAACCTGTTCCTCAACCAACGGAAGTATCCAGGTAACGGGCTCTGCAACCGGAAATTTATCCTGGACAGGTACTGCTTCGGGAACTCAGACCGGAGTTACGCTTCCGGCTACGATCCCGAATTTAGGTTCCGGAGCTTACAACATTACTTTAACAGTCGCTTCCGGCTGTACATCAAATACATTGGTACAAACACTTACCGGGCCAAGTGCACCGGCAACTCCGACGATTACTCCGGGTGGGCCTACAACATTCTGTTCGGGCGGTTCGGTGACACTGACATCCTCTGCTGCCAGCACTTATTTGTGGTCGACCGGTGAAACAACTCAATCAATTACCGTTTCAACCAGTGGATCTTATTCGGTGACCGTTGGAAATGGTTCCGGTTGTGTGGCAGCATCAGTTCCTGTAACAGTTACCGTGAATCCTTCACCGGGTATGCCAACAATTTTGGCCGGTGGACCAACTACGTTCTGTACCGGAGGATCGGTTACGTTGACATCTTCAGCTCCTTCCGGGAATACCTGGTCAACAACAGAAACGACGAATTCGATTACCGTTTCCACTTCGGGAACATATACCGTAACGGTATCCAATGGAACGTGTAGCTCTACAAGTGCAGGAATTACAGTGACAGTAACACCTCCGCCGGCTACACCGACTATTACACCGGGTGGGCCAACTACCTTCTGCGCAGGAGGTTCCGTAACTTTAACGTCTTCTGCATCATCAGGGAATACCTGGTCGACCGGTGAAACAACCAATTCAATTACTGTTTCAACCAGCGGTTCCTATACGGTAAGCGTCGGTTCGGGAAGTTGTATGGCTACGAGCGCACCGGTTTCAATCACGGTGAATCCGATACCTAGTGCAACCATTACACCGGGAGGCCCAACTTCTTTCTGTGCCGGAGGGTCGGTAACATTAACAGCTTCAGCAGGAGATAGTTATTTATGGTCGACAGGAGAAACTACACAATCCATTACAGTTTCCGCTTCAGGTTCGTATACAGTAACGGTCACAACCAACGGATGTAGTGCAACCAGTGCACCGACAACTGTAACAGTGAGCACGATCCCGTCACCTCCAACCATTACACCCGGGGGACCAACTACATTCTGTTTGGGTGGTTCGGTGACATTGACTTCATCGACCGGAGGTTCTTATTTATGGTCAACAGGAGAAACCACACAGGCAATCAGTGTGACTAGTTCCGGTTCCTATACGGTAACCATTACAACCAGCGGTTGTTCGGCAACCAGTTCACCTACAACGGTAACGGTAAACCCAGTTCCGGCAACTCCAACCATAACAGCAGGCGGCCCTACGAATTTCTGTGCAGGTGATTCTGTTGAATTGATATCTTCTGCGGCAACAAGCTACTTGTGGTCGAATTCAGCAACAACCCAATCTATCTGGGTAAGCAATACCGGAACATTTACAGTAACCGTTTCCAACGGAAGTTGCTCTTCACAGCCTTCTTCACCGTTTAGCGTAACAATGGTAGATTGTAACCTGGATTCCGACGGTGACGGTTTGACTGATTTCGATGAGGTAAACACGTTTGGAACTGATCCGAATAACCCGGATACGGACGGCGACGGTTACAACGATGGAAACGAGGTAACAATCAGTTCCGATCCGTTGAATCCATGCGATCCGAACCCGATGAACCCGGTTTGTGACCAGGATGGAGACGGCCTGACGAATTCTGAAGAAGCATCCAATGGAACAGATCCTTCTATCCCGGATACGGATGGTGACGGAGTATTGGACGGGGAAGAGGTCAATGGAACGGATGATCCTTCCACGCCTTATGTTCCTACCGGAACTTCAGATCCGCTGGACGCATGTGATCCGATCAGTACAAGTCCGGCTTGCGATACGGACGGCGACGGATTGAATAACGGCGACGAAGCTACGAACGGAACAAATCCGAATAATCCGGATACAGACGGCGACGGATTCAATGATGGTTACGAAGTTACTAACGGAACAGATCCGCTTGATCCGTGTGACCCGAATGCGATGAGCGTTTCCTGTGATGTAGATGGTGACGGGTTAACGAACGGTGAAGAAGCAACTGCAGGAACCAATCCGAACAACCCGGATACGGATGGTGACGGAGTACTGGACGGAGAAGAAGTTCTTGGAGTAGACGATCCTTCTACGCCTTATGTTCCTACGGGAACTTCCAACCCGCTTGATCCGTGTGATCCGCTATCAACAAGCCCTGCCTGTGACGGTGACGGCGATGGAGTATCCGATGGCGATGAAGCTACGAATGGTACTAACCCGAACAATCCGGATACGGATGGTGATGGGGTAAATGACGGCGAAGAAGTGTATGGAACAGACGATCCTTCCACACCTTATGTACCGATCGGAACTTCCGATCCGCTTGATCCGTGCGATCCGCTGCCAACGAGCCTTGCTTGTGACGGTGATGGTGACGGAGTATCAGATGATGATGAAGCTACAAACGGTACCAACCCGAACGATCCGGATACGGACGGTGATGGGGTAAATGACGGGGAAGAAGTGTACGGAACAGATGATCCTTCCACGCCTTACGTACCGACCGGAACGTCCGACCCGCTTGATCCGTGTGATCCGCTTCCGAACTCAGCTGCCTGCGAAGGCAACGGAGGCAGTGGAGTGGAAAGCGTAGATGTTCCGGAAGGATTCTCTCCGAACGGAGATGGTTCCAATGAAACACTGATCATCCCACATCTGGAAGACTATCCGGATCATGTGTTCAAGGTCTTCAATCGCTGGGGAGTGGAAGTTTATAAGGCAAGTCCTTACAAGAACGACTGGGACGGAACCGATCAGGGTAAAATGGCAGTCGGAAAAGACGTGCTGCCTGAAGGAACTTACTTCTACATCCTTGATCTGGGGATCGGACAAGATAAAATAGTGAAAGGTTATATCTATATAACAAGGTAA
- a CDS encoding type IX secretion system membrane protein PorP/SprF, protein MKNKYALLVWIVLGINQLHAQQQAAYTHYMYNTLVINPAYAGSRDALTFTALGRFQWVGFKGAPTTQTFTVHTPVAKKNIGLGLSVMNDKIGPTNNTGVNVDFAYRLKLSEKARLCFGINGGFNSFSAEVNNLTLADPTDAAFLENRRGKMLPALGAGIYFQLPNFYVGASVPSILENNLFATGNSNAVDISKERRHYYFIAGAVFAISPSVKFKPTLLGKLVQNAPFQIDVTGTFMLRDLIDLGIMYRTGDGVGALVGVHISKQLLFGYSFDWSTGVRTGKFNGGSHEIMLRYDLLFNNDGKIKSPRYF, encoded by the coding sequence ATGAAAAATAAATATGCATTATTAGTATGGATTGTTTTAGGGATAAATCAACTCCATGCGCAACAACAGGCGGCGTACACGCATTACATGTACAATACGCTGGTCATAAATCCCGCTTATGCAGGGAGCAGGGATGCGTTGACATTCACAGCATTGGGAAGGTTTCAATGGGTTGGATTTAAAGGCGCACCGACTACCCAGACGTTTACCGTACATACACCGGTTGCCAAAAAGAATATCGGTTTGGGACTGAGTGTAATGAACGATAAGATCGGGCCGACCAATAACACCGGCGTGAACGTAGATTTCGCTTACCGGTTGAAGCTTTCAGAAAAAGCGCGCTTGTGTTTCGGTATTAACGGAGGGTTCAACAGTTTTTCCGCAGAAGTAAACAACCTGACCCTGGCAGATCCGACAGATGCCGCGTTTTTGGAAAACAGAAGGGGAAAAATGCTTCCTGCACTGGGAGCAGGAATTTACTTCCAGCTACCGAACTTCTATGTTGGAGCATCTGTTCCTTCCATCCTGGAGAACAATTTGTTTGCAACGGGTAATAGCAATGCGGTGGATATTTCAAAAGAAAGAAGACACTATTACTTCATTGCAGGTGCGGTGTTCGCGATTTCTCCTTCCGTGAAATTCAAACCGACCCTGTTGGGGAAATTGGTACAAAATGCACCATTCCAGATCGATGTTACTGGAACATTCATGCTGCGGGATCTCATTGACCTTGGCATCATGTACCGCACCGGTGATGGTGTAGGTGCCCTGGTTGGCGTGCACATTTCCAAACAACTGCTTTTCGGCTATTCCTTCGATTGGTCCACAGGAGTGCGCACCGGGAAATTTAACGGGGGAAGCCACGAGATCATGCTGCGTTATGATTTACTCTTTAATAACGATGGAAAAATTAAGTCACCGAGATACTTCTAA
- a CDS encoding aldo/keto reductase — MNYKLFGTNTGLKASEAILGAATFGTRKGYGADREEARKIFHAYVEAGGNFIDTADRYQLGESEELIGQFIGNQRSNFILSTKYTQSAEANPSLSNFGNHRKAMRQGVEASLKRLNTDYIDIYMPHFDDGITPLDEIVRCLEDLVSSGKILYTGVANFPAWKTAVIGNTTRLAANQLEYNLLQRTAERELIPMGNQFGLGTMAYSPLAGGILTGKYRKGETGRINLTADYQENEFTRKIVDRLFILAEELEATPGQVAFAWVLSKNVFPIIGARSVDHVTESIKGLSLQLSPEQLEQLDNLSEISMGYPHDLLATVQG, encoded by the coding sequence ATGAATTATAAGTTATTTGGAACAAACACAGGTTTAAAAGCGAGTGAAGCAATCTTGGGAGCAGCAACTTTTGGTACACGAAAAGGATATGGGGCAGACCGGGAAGAAGCCCGGAAGATCTTCCATGCATACGTGGAAGCAGGAGGAAATTTTATTGATACGGCAGACAGGTATCAGCTTGGCGAATCGGAGGAATTAATCGGGCAATTTATCGGGAATCAGCGCAGCAATTTTATTTTGTCAACGAAGTATACGCAAAGTGCCGAAGCAAATCCTTCCCTCAGCAATTTCGGAAATCACCGCAAGGCAATGCGGCAAGGAGTAGAAGCCAGTTTAAAACGGTTGAATACGGATTACATTGACATTTATATGCCGCATTTTGATGATGGAATCACACCTTTGGATGAAATTGTGAGATGTTTGGAGGACTTGGTAAGTTCAGGAAAAATCCTTTACACCGGTGTAGCAAATTTTCCGGCATGGAAAACTGCTGTCATTGGAAACACAACCAGGCTGGCAGCCAATCAGCTGGAATATAATTTATTGCAGCGAACAGCGGAGCGGGAATTGATTCCAATGGGAAATCAGTTCGGCTTGGGAACTATGGCGTATTCGCCTTTAGCCGGAGGAATCCTTACAGGCAAATACCGAAAAGGGGAAACCGGGCGTATCAATCTAACGGCGGATTATCAGGAAAATGAGTTTACCCGAAAAATTGTGGACCGGCTTTTTATTCTTGCGGAAGAACTGGAAGCCACACCTGGCCAGGTAGCTTTTGCCTGGGTTCTTTCAAAAAATGTTTTCCCGATCATCGGAGCGCGGTCGGTAGATCATGTAACTGAAAGCATAAAAGGGCTATCGCTTCAATTAAGTCCGGAACAACTTGAACAGCTGGATAATCTGAGTGAGATATCAATGGGATATCCACACGATTTACTGGCTACTGTTCAGGGTTAA
- a CDS encoding TIGR00730 family Rossman fold protein encodes MNALRKDWNEIKTNDSWAIFKIMSEFVEGYERMARIGPCISIFGSARTKEENKYYQLSVEIGEKLAKAGYGIITGGGPGIMEAGNKGAHQGGGKSVGLNIDLPFEQFHNKYVDRESHLNFDYFFVRKVIFVKYSQGFVVMPGGFGTMDELFEAITLIQTKKITKRPVVLVGRDYWTGLVEWVQNVMLEKEHNISPDDMRFLTIVDTADEAVKYVDDFYKTHDLSPNF; translated from the coding sequence ATGAACGCATTACGCAAGGACTGGAACGAAATAAAAACAAACGACAGCTGGGCAATTTTCAAAATTATGTCCGAATTTGTGGAAGGATACGAACGCATGGCCCGCATTGGCCCGTGTATCTCCATCTTCGGATCTGCCAGAACCAAAGAAGAAAATAAGTACTACCAATTAAGTGTTGAGATCGGTGAAAAGCTTGCAAAGGCCGGATACGGAATTATTACCGGTGGCGGACCGGGTATCATGGAAGCCGGAAACAAGGGTGCGCACCAGGGAGGCGGAAAATCGGTAGGACTGAACATTGACCTGCCTTTTGAGCAATTTCACAACAAATATGTCGACCGCGAAAGCCATTTGAACTTCGATTATTTCTTTGTCCGCAAAGTGATTTTCGTGAAGTATTCCCAGGGATTTGTCGTGATGCCGGGCGGATTCGGAACGATGGATGAATTATTCGAAGCCATTACTCTGATCCAAACCAAGAAAATTACCAAACGGCCTGTGGTGCTTGTAGGTAGGGATTACTGGACCGGATTGGTAGAATGGGTGCAGAACGTGATGCTTGAAAAAGAACACAATATTTCACCGGACGACATGCGCTTTTTGACCATTGTTGATACGGCGGATGAAGCAGTGAAATATGTGGATGATTTCTATAAAACGCACGATTTAAGCCCGAACTTCTAG
- a CDS encoding OmpA family protein produces MKRTLLFAVSCLIVSWASAQEKHEIIGTDQLNQYDYFASVNSLEKVKDKDASVLRKLAEGYDMIGNYPNAEACYATICSRADRIPNDHLEYARILMKNQKYADAEAQLKIYSQLNPKDSEMDRFQLLNESLSKYSAQAATIKVQNAAFNTEQADFGPVIYNGKLLFTSSRRKSDVVNRKWLGNRLSFLDLYVADINPSDNNVTNIQPIPSKKVNKKYHEGPVAFSPDGKQAYITRNNYDEKGKDGTRHFSLFVSNLVGETWSEPEPVIFNSNDYSVGHATLSPDGKTLFFASDMPGGKGGVDIYRSRWQDGNWSVPENMASINTSSDEMFPFFHESGVFFFSSEGYPGYGGLDVFIGQYKDDDFRQLRNVGAPFNSSGDDFSVWMNKDGLTGMLSSNRAGGKGNDDLYTFTMEKPFAFARNIRVVAKDEKGNRLPGVLIRVKDISGKELATLTTDADAEATYETSETGAFNLEGTKKDYFESSESVIVTDDSPENLPTDLVLEKDPGFMLLVKVLDKKSSTVLDSVKVTLINNMTGKEEGVFYTNKEGQIKRPIYDKKLNDRVSYNIRLEKKGYLPKGTTYNKELTTPGVYDVSKDLNLSIEKMEVGTDLAKAIDLKPIYFDLAKFNIRPDAAIELDKIVAIMNEFPTMVVELGSHTDCRGTAAKNLELSQKRADASAEYIKSRIKDPWRISGKGYGESKILNGCTCEGPKKQPKYTEAQHAVNRRTEFLVVKI; encoded by the coding sequence ATGAAAAGAACATTACTATTTGCTGTTTCATGCCTGATCGTAAGTTGGGCTTCAGCACAGGAAAAACATGAAATTATCGGTACGGATCAATTGAATCAATACGATTATTTTGCCTCGGTGAATTCCCTTGAAAAAGTCAAGGATAAAGACGCCAGCGTACTCCGGAAATTGGCAGAAGGCTATGATATGATCGGGAACTACCCGAATGCAGAAGCTTGTTATGCAACAATTTGTTCGCGCGCAGACCGCATTCCGAATGATCATTTGGAATACGCACGTATCCTGATGAAGAACCAGAAATATGCGGACGCAGAAGCGCAATTGAAGATTTATTCCCAATTGAATCCGAAAGACAGTGAAATGGACCGTTTCCAGCTATTGAACGAATCATTGTCAAAATATTCCGCCCAGGCAGCGACCATTAAAGTACAAAATGCCGCCTTCAATACCGAACAGGCCGATTTCGGCCCGGTAATTTACAACGGGAAATTACTTTTCACGTCTTCCCGCCGGAAAAGTGACGTGGTGAACCGCAAATGGTTGGGAAATCGCCTGTCGTTCCTGGATTTGTATGTTGCGGATATCAATCCGTCGGATAATAACGTGACGAATATTCAGCCTATTCCGAGTAAAAAAGTCAACAAGAAGTATCATGAGGGGCCGGTGGCATTTTCCCCCGATGGGAAACAAGCATATATCACCCGGAATAATTACGATGAAAAAGGGAAAGACGGGACGCGGCATTTCTCTTTGTTTGTTTCCAACCTGGTAGGAGAAACCTGGTCCGAACCTGAACCGGTTATATTTAACAGCAACGATTACAGCGTGGGACATGCAACCCTTTCCCCGGATGGAAAAACCTTGTTCTTTGCATCGGATATGCCCGGTGGAAAAGGCGGTGTGGACATTTATCGCTCACGCTGGCAGGACGGGAATTGGTCGGTGCCGGAAAATATGGCCTCCATCAATACGAGCAGTGACGAGATGTTTCCTTTCTTCCATGAATCCGGAGTGTTCTTTTTCTCCTCTGAAGGTTACCCGGGCTACGGCGGATTGGATGTGTTCATCGGTCAATATAAGGACGACGATTTCAGACAGCTTCGCAATGTGGGAGCACCATTCAATTCTTCCGGAGACGATTTTTCTGTTTGGATGAACAAAGACGGACTTACGGGAATGCTCTCATCAAACCGGGCAGGAGGAAAAGGAAATGATGACCTGTATACCTTTACGATGGAAAAACCGTTTGCATTTGCACGCAATATTCGAGTTGTGGCTAAAGATGAAAAAGGGAACAGGCTGCCGGGTGTGCTTATCAGGGTGAAAGACATTTCCGGAAAAGAACTGGCAACCTTGACAACGGATGCAGATGCAGAAGCCACTTACGAAACTTCGGAAACGGGAGCTTTCAACCTGGAGGGTACGAAAAAGGACTATTTTGAATCGAGTGAAAGTGTCATAGTGACCGATGATTCCCCGGAGAATCTTCCTACGGATCTGGTGCTGGAAAAAGATCCGGGATTCATGCTTTTAGTGAAAGTTCTTGACAAAAAATCGAGCACGGTTCTGGACAGCGTGAAAGTGACCCTGATCAACAACATGACCGGGAAAGAAGAAGGCGTTTTTTATACCAATAAAGAGGGGCAAATCAAACGACCGATCTACGATAAAAAGCTGAATGACCGTGTTTCCTACAATATTCGCCTGGAGAAAAAAGGATACCTGCCGAAAGGAACGACTTACAACAAAGAGTTGACTACGCCGGGAGTGTATGACGTATCCAAAGACCTGAATTTGTCTATCGAGAAAATGGAAGTGGGAACCGACCTGGCAAAGGCCATCGATCTGAAACCGATCTATTTTGATTTGGCGAAATTCAATATCCGTCCGGATGCGGCGATAGAATTGGATAAGATCGTTGCGATCATGAATGAATTCCCGACCATGGTGGTGGAACTGGGATCGCATACCGATTGCAGGGGAACAGCTGCGAAAAACCTGGAACTTTCCCAAAAACGCGCGGATGCTTCAGCGGAATACATCAAATCACGCATCAAAGATCCTTGGAGAATTTCCGGTAAAGGATATGGTGAATCGAAAATATTGAATGGTTGTACCTGCGAAGGGCCGAAAAAACAACCGAAGTATACGGAAGCACAGCATGCTGTGAATAGACGAACAGAATTCCTGGTGGTAAAGATTTAA